One genomic window of Polyangium aurulentum includes the following:
- a CDS encoding FG-GAP repeat domain-containing protein → MQKPVVTWRAYMGGRPTGRTARFGLGTAPVVVASVGGRFVAKHAGTQATLWKSPLLGVGWVEAFADLDGDKKSEVVARTEDRVHVLDGATGAALWSSSPEDFRTPAAVRVLDLDADGVSDLYIDECTGCAKVGALSVGAYSFDGGISSPKTLWTRAAGALPQPLSSGTDALVDLDGDGILEVMLPSWDEVLVVRSDNGATVATLKLPPTDAHPFPHADALAAEIDGQPGKELVIVQRNGQVSSKSGPPSVSVFKLDPKTGAASLLFRRATSGYDAEIVGLADVVKDLDGDGRDEIIFSHRTPGAPWMTEIRGGAKGDLVAVLDDARFEGAADLDGKPGAEVVVAGAAGLSVHKLGAGVLSAVAGPLPGVRAFALPDPALWSRSHLDRRLAVLPRPGRPSALLVGHPATAIPYADLPNPGSYVDIQSIALNASGMKVLGTYSPILGEISDIVIADAATRPYPQVAVGTTAGTVDVLDQAMKGTNGIVFWNGKATGTLLRGAQQPSTGARGGPLIGEDAAGPFVVLPGSPFGLYVGDARFASLIVPPLPRWIEADMEAPSVIDLGPLGPAVVGVEGHRLVARESSGGAEIGGAELGAGVAQATPLPLRVAGDPTPRVGLDWQKAGVQIVQSAVDFTSGTVVWQGEPLPFGGFFGSAVADLDGDGTDEWYSMNGPLNRRDADTGALLTVPGKEMWYALPMAASFSAAGTPGLLLQAGAAAPRLLDAALSQVWQAPAPEPVNGMAGARAVCGDGPRFVTPSVLSPVLRAFKGSTGALVDGVTLAGGNVYASVAAALAAGKRPGILSNATSVASLAGGGPAVLVGSSDGYLYALDACSLDLVWSKDLGASVAEPIVGDTDGDGEDEIVVGAADGFVYAIDVPACASPTWIEMVGAPGGEAPMKVAPGDAVDISFEPVPGATGYEFALVGPDEQPLWDPPYKAANGAGAKIDLTGVLADRPYRVAVRAKNDKGASPDVFSQPIVVVDTTAPEMDAGAKAAGEEIAISLSATDNLALDHYRIWMEGTDGSERLVAADGLLGGAEAKADALAAPPASLWGKVVFVTVEVLDSAGNATKAHYRADVGADGTLGRVSEVLEIPTSASEEDTGWHLETVCMCRAVGGSASRGGGWALALGAALELARRARRRSRPR, encoded by the coding sequence GTGCAGAAGCCCGTCGTCACCTGGCGGGCGTACATGGGAGGGCGTCCCACGGGGCGCACGGCCCGCTTCGGGCTCGGCACGGCGCCCGTGGTCGTGGCGAGCGTCGGCGGTCGGTTCGTCGCCAAGCACGCGGGCACGCAGGCGACGCTGTGGAAGAGCCCGCTGCTCGGCGTGGGCTGGGTCGAGGCGTTCGCGGACCTCGACGGCGATAAAAAGAGCGAAGTCGTGGCCCGCACCGAGGATCGCGTCCACGTGCTCGATGGGGCCACGGGCGCGGCGCTCTGGAGCTCGTCGCCCGAGGATTTCCGCACCCCGGCGGCCGTGCGCGTGCTCGATCTCGACGCCGACGGCGTGTCCGACCTCTACATCGACGAGTGCACGGGCTGCGCGAAGGTGGGCGCCTTGTCGGTGGGCGCGTATTCGTTCGATGGGGGCATCTCCTCGCCGAAGACGCTCTGGACGCGGGCTGCCGGCGCATTGCCGCAGCCGCTCAGCTCGGGCACCGACGCGCTGGTCGACCTCGACGGCGACGGCATTCTCGAGGTGATGCTGCCCTCGTGGGACGAGGTGCTCGTCGTGCGCAGCGACAACGGCGCGACGGTGGCCACGCTGAAACTGCCCCCCACCGACGCGCATCCTTTCCCGCACGCGGACGCGCTCGCGGCCGAGATCGACGGGCAGCCGGGCAAGGAGCTGGTCATCGTCCAGCGCAATGGTCAGGTGTCGAGCAAGTCCGGGCCGCCGAGCGTCTCGGTCTTCAAGCTCGATCCCAAGACGGGCGCGGCGTCGCTGCTCTTTCGCCGGGCCACCTCGGGTTATGATGCCGAGATCGTCGGGCTCGCGGACGTGGTGAAGGATCTCGACGGGGATGGCAGGGACGAGATCATCTTCTCGCACCGCACGCCCGGGGCGCCGTGGATGACCGAGATCCGGGGCGGGGCGAAGGGCGATCTCGTGGCCGTGCTCGACGACGCGCGCTTCGAGGGCGCGGCGGATCTCGACGGCAAGCCGGGGGCCGAGGTCGTGGTGGCCGGGGCGGCGGGGCTTTCGGTGCACAAGCTCGGCGCGGGCGTTCTTTCAGCGGTCGCGGGCCCATTGCCGGGCGTGCGGGCGTTTGCGCTGCCCGATCCGGCGCTCTGGAGCCGCAGCCATCTCGACCGGCGGCTCGCGGTGCTCCCGCGTCCGGGCCGGCCCTCGGCGCTGCTCGTCGGGCACCCGGCGACGGCGATCCCCTATGCGGACCTGCCGAACCCGGGCAGCTACGTGGACATTCAATCGATCGCGCTGAACGCCTCGGGCATGAAGGTGCTCGGCACGTACAGCCCGATCCTCGGGGAGATCTCCGATATCGTGATCGCCGACGCCGCGACGCGCCCCTATCCGCAGGTCGCGGTCGGCACGACGGCGGGCACCGTGGATGTGCTCGATCAGGCCATGAAGGGGACGAATGGGATCGTCTTCTGGAATGGCAAGGCGACGGGCACGCTCCTGCGCGGCGCCCAGCAGCCGTCGACGGGCGCGCGGGGCGGGCCGCTCATCGGGGAGGACGCGGCGGGGCCGTTCGTGGTGCTGCCGGGCTCGCCGTTCGGGCTTTACGTGGGCGACGCGCGCTTCGCCTCGCTCATCGTCCCGCCCTTGCCGCGCTGGATCGAGGCGGACATGGAGGCGCCGTCGGTGATCGATCTCGGCCCGCTCGGCCCTGCGGTCGTGGGGGTGGAGGGGCATCGGCTGGTCGCGCGGGAATCGTCGGGCGGCGCCGAGATTGGCGGGGCGGAGCTGGGCGCGGGCGTGGCGCAGGCGACCCCGCTGCCGCTCCGGGTGGCGGGCGATCCCACGCCGCGGGTGGGCCTCGACTGGCAGAAGGCGGGCGTGCAGATCGTGCAGTCCGCGGTCGACTTCACCTCGGGCACGGTGGTTTGGCAAGGTGAACCATTGCCGTTCGGCGGCTTCTTCGGCTCGGCGGTCGCCGATCTCGACGGCGACGGGACGGACGAGTGGTATTCGATGAACGGCCCCCTGAACCGCCGCGACGCCGACACGGGCGCGCTCCTGACCGTGCCGGGCAAGGAGATGTGGTACGCGCTCCCGATGGCGGCGAGCTTCTCGGCGGCGGGCACGCCCGGGCTCCTCTTGCAGGCGGGCGCGGCGGCGCCGAGGCTGCTCGACGCGGCCCTGTCGCAGGTCTGGCAAGCGCCGGCCCCCGAGCCCGTGAACGGCATGGCGGGCGCGCGCGCGGTCTGCGGGGATGGCCCGCGCTTCGTCACGCCCTCGGTCCTGTCGCCCGTGCTGCGCGCATTCAAGGGCTCGACGGGGGCGCTCGTGGACGGCGTGACGCTCGCGGGCGGCAATGTCTACGCCTCGGTGGCCGCCGCCCTCGCCGCGGGCAAGCGCCCCGGGATCCTGAGCAATGCCACGTCGGTCGCCTCGCTCGCCGGGGGTGGGCCGGCGGTGCTGGTCGGATCGAGCGACGGATACCTCTACGCGCTCGACGCCTGCTCGCTCGACCTGGTCTGGTCGAAGGATCTCGGCGCCTCGGTGGCGGAGCCCATCGTGGGCGATACCGACGGCGATGGCGAGGACGAGATCGTCGTCGGCGCGGCGGACGGGTTCGTGTACGCGATCGACGTGCCGGCCTGCGCGTCGCCGACGTGGATCGAAATGGTGGGGGCGCCCGGGGGCGAGGCGCCGATGAAGGTCGCGCCCGGCGACGCGGTCGATATCAGCTTCGAGCCCGTGCCCGGCGCGACCGGCTACGAGTTCGCGCTCGTCGGGCCGGACGAGCAGCCGCTCTGGGATCCGCCGTACAAGGCCGCGAACGGCGCGGGGGCGAAGATCGATCTCACCGGCGTGCTCGCGGACCGGCCCTATCGCGTGGCGGTGCGCGCGAAGAACGACAAGGGCGCGAGCCCCGACGTCTTCTCGCAGCCCATTGTCGTGGTCGACACGACGGCGCCCGAGATGGACGCGGGGGCGAAAGCGGCGGGCGAGGAGATCGCCATTTCATTGTCCGCGACGGACAACCTCGCGCTCGACCATTACCGCATCTGGATGGAGGGCACCGACGGGAGCGAGCGGCTCGTGGCGGCCGATGGACTGCTCGGCGGGGCCGAGGCGAAGGCGGACGCGCTCGCGGCGCCGCCGGCCAGCCTCTGGGGCAAGGTGGTCTTCGTGACCGTGGAGGTGCTCGACTCCGCTGGCAACGCCACGAAGGCGCATTACAGGGCCGATGTGGGCGCGGATGGGACCCTCGGTCGGGTATCCGAGGTGCTCGAGATCCCGACCTCCGCCTCGGAGGAGGACACGGGGTGGCACCTCGAGACCGTCTGCATGTGCAGAGCGGTAGGCGGCAGCGCATCCAGGGGCGGGGGATGGGCGCTCGCGCTGGGCGCGGCGCTCGAGCTTGCGCGGCGCGCGCGGCGCAGGTCCCGCCCGCGCTGA
- the larE gene encoding ATP-dependent sacrificial sulfur transferase LarE: MAEAPAIEDKLARLRARMAELGSVLVCYSGGVDSAFVLAVAHQVLGARAVGMTAVSPSLAPGEREEAAEVARSIGADHRFVESHEIEDPGYVANNPDRCFHCKSELYRIAVVKQAEWGLAAILNGTNVDDLGDYRPGLQAAKEAGVVSPLVELGFTKADVRAGASAVGLPIWDKPAAACLSSRIPYGTSVTRERLAQIGGLEAALKGLGFRQVRVRWHDDIARIELSVAELGRAAEPGVREAIVEAGKRHGFRFITLDLAGYRVGSHNEVLVGRALRVVS; this comes from the coding sequence ATGGCCGAAGCACCCGCCATCGAGGACAAGCTCGCCCGGCTCAGGGCACGGATGGCCGAGCTCGGATCGGTCCTCGTCTGCTACTCGGGGGGCGTCGATAGCGCCTTCGTGCTCGCCGTCGCCCACCAGGTCCTCGGAGCGCGCGCCGTCGGCATGACGGCCGTCTCGCCGAGCCTGGCCCCGGGCGAGCGCGAAGAAGCCGCGGAGGTCGCCCGCTCGATCGGCGCCGATCACCGCTTCGTCGAGTCGCACGAGATCGAGGATCCGGGCTACGTCGCCAACAACCCCGACCGCTGCTTCCACTGCAAGAGCGAGCTTTACCGCATCGCGGTGGTCAAGCAGGCCGAGTGGGGCCTCGCCGCGATCCTGAACGGGACCAACGTCGACGACCTCGGCGACTACCGTCCGGGGCTCCAGGCGGCGAAGGAGGCGGGGGTCGTGAGCCCGCTCGTCGAGCTCGGCTTCACGAAGGCGGACGTGCGCGCGGGCGCCTCGGCGGTGGGCCTGCCCATCTGGGACAAACCTGCGGCGGCGTGCCTGTCGAGCCGCATCCCGTACGGCACGAGCGTGACGCGCGAGCGGCTGGCCCAGATCGGCGGGCTCGAGGCGGCGCTGAAGGGCCTCGGTTTCCGGCAGGTGCGGGTGCGCTGGCACGACGACATCGCGCGGATCGAGCTGTCGGTGGCAGAGCTCGGGCGGGCGGCGGAGCCGGGCGTGCGCGAGGCCATCGTGGAGGCCGGCAAGCGCCATGGCTTCCGGTTCATCACGCTCGATCTCGCGGGCTATCGCGTGGGCAGCCACAACGAGGTGCTCGTGGGCCGGGCGCTGCGCGTCGTGAGCTGA
- a CDS encoding fertility inhibition FinO-like protein, translating into MPIPGKLEVTIKINRLPTEVSTDKNGWKAFQIELGKRSALVRLRPRMWTRLEGAAAAHPAWVAVLTGQMGEDVQKGVFELLQPNLQVFEYKPREAAPAEPPAEG; encoded by the coding sequence ATGCCGATCCCCGGTAAGCTCGAGGTCACCATCAAGATCAACCGGCTCCCGACCGAGGTCTCGACCGACAAGAACGGCTGGAAGGCCTTCCAGATCGAGCTCGGCAAGCGCTCTGCGCTCGTGCGCCTGCGCCCCCGGATGTGGACGCGCCTCGAGGGAGCGGCGGCGGCGCACCCCGCGTGGGTGGCGGTCTTGACCGGGCAGATGGGCGAGGACGTGCAGAAAGGCGTCTTCGAGCTGCTCCAGCCGAACCTGCAGGTCTTCGAGTACAAGCCCCGCGAGGCTGCCCCCGCCGAGCCGCCCGCCGAAGGCTGA
- a CDS encoding DUF4272 domain-containing protein — MEERLRTHLDTLLARLGREILAPHDVREAVAAFAPTPRERRQVYEQLRAELTANDSAEAHRALASVPPDDDWELDDGRFVPGVPSIVRRALCVGAIFYQAVQETVAQEAPSEENVAVAKTHLAWVRANLWDDFTDAERAMLSADVGAWRDETLGAALARAEVFGVLAWALSLVSKIPHYDEEFDGGVLAEAYEALRQGTAQPVLRERWQLRRANTEAARWHRRACVEPGAPHAATSFQGMLPRRPSDDPEVTATDFILFKKPYIHLTDDERERAHTIATGRHIAASWLSGLTTDWDQPPTPQDGG, encoded by the coding sequence ATGGAAGAGCGACTTCGTACCCATCTCGACACGCTCCTTGCGCGGCTCGGCCGCGAGATCCTGGCCCCGCACGACGTGCGTGAGGCCGTCGCCGCGTTCGCCCCCACCCCGCGCGAGCGGCGTCAGGTCTACGAGCAGCTGCGCGCCGAGCTCACCGCGAACGACAGCGCCGAGGCCCACCGCGCGCTCGCCTCGGTGCCGCCCGACGACGACTGGGAGCTCGACGACGGCCGGTTCGTCCCCGGCGTGCCCAGCATCGTCCGGCGCGCGCTCTGCGTGGGCGCCATCTTCTATCAGGCCGTGCAGGAGACCGTCGCGCAGGAGGCCCCCTCCGAGGAGAACGTCGCCGTCGCCAAAACGCACCTCGCCTGGGTGCGGGCGAACCTCTGGGACGATTTCACCGACGCCGAGCGCGCCATGCTCTCCGCCGACGTCGGCGCCTGGCGGGACGAGACGCTCGGGGCTGCGCTCGCGCGGGCCGAGGTGTTTGGCGTGCTCGCCTGGGCGCTGTCGCTCGTGTCCAAGATCCCCCATTACGACGAGGAGTTCGACGGGGGCGTGCTCGCCGAGGCCTACGAGGCGCTCCGGCAGGGCACGGCCCAGCCCGTCCTTCGCGAGCGCTGGCAGCTCCGGCGCGCCAACACCGAGGCCGCCCGCTGGCACCGCCGCGCCTGCGTCGAGCCCGGCGCGCCCCACGCCGCGACCTCGTTCCAGGGCATGCTCCCGCGCAGACCCTCGGACGACCCCGAGGTCACCGCCACCGATTTCATCCTCTTCAAAAAGCCCTACATCCACCTCACCGACGACGAGCGCGAGCGCGCGCACACCATTGCCACCGGCCGCCACATCGCCGCATCGTGGCTCTCTGGCCTGACCACCGATTGGGACCAGCCGCCCACCCCGCAAGACGGGGGCTGA
- a CDS encoding fused MFS/spermidine synthase, producing MRPRFSLVVTLFLVSGATGLLYEVAFSKLLAYIFGATAYAVSTVLAAFMGGMALGAHLGGKRAARVARPLAAYGALEILVGLVCAVSPATFDALTDAYVRIARSAPGSLATLTVLRGGLTALVVIVPTVAMGATLPLLSRVVAGETGPGSERRLSILYAINTTGGALGALTSAYAVLPSLGIRGTIWAAAIINVVIGATALFVGMRSAPVEAHSKSIELPAPPEQAQAAPPSPAPSPAPSPSPLPDREAIALAFAFASGFLVFAAEVVETHLLALLIGNSAYAFGLMLSVFLVCLAFGAARAPRFAERFGDRALAVGLGAAALSLAITLPLWDQLPRLFLFAGKHVSGWSSREAVRALAAFAILAVPTIWMGSTFPLLLHRVAARRDVAARVGRLTVANTVGTIAGSIATGYAVLPSLGSQGTLIAISVVFAIASALAFRAFGGAQALRTGWLGLGAAAVVLVVVLPRWDMARMTNGANVYFTAGPPPDRIEMVREDVHGGVTTVARRGELLTLYTNGKFQGDNGAEMAAQRRFAHFPSLFVAREDSALVVGLGTGTTLGAIAAYPWKHIDVAEISPAIVEASRRFYAGPARGSLDDLRVRVALDDGRNHLLVAHEPYDLITMELSSVWFAGASSLYSREFYELAHARLREDGILQQWVQLHHIHRRELAAIVRTLRSVFPHVALFVGGSQGILVASDRPLVASRARLERMEALPAIRETLGGVTMTSLFDELVASEADLDRFVAETEGGPILSTDDNLFLEYATPKGNVLDYWQSLRATLAMLDGYRTRDPRARHLGP from the coding sequence GTGCGTCCCCGGTTTTCCCTCGTCGTGACCCTGTTCCTCGTCTCGGGCGCGACAGGGCTGCTCTACGAAGTCGCGTTCTCCAAGCTCCTCGCCTACATCTTCGGCGCCACCGCGTACGCCGTGAGCACGGTGCTCGCGGCGTTCATGGGGGGCATGGCGCTCGGCGCGCACCTCGGCGGCAAGCGGGCGGCGCGGGTCGCGAGGCCCCTCGCGGCGTACGGCGCGCTCGAGATCCTGGTCGGCCTCGTCTGCGCCGTCTCGCCCGCCACCTTCGACGCGCTCACCGACGCCTACGTCCGCATCGCGCGGTCGGCGCCGGGCTCGCTCGCGACGCTCACCGTCCTGCGCGGCGGGCTCACCGCGCTCGTGGTCATCGTTCCCACGGTGGCCATGGGCGCGACCCTGCCGCTCCTGTCGCGCGTCGTGGCCGGCGAGACGGGGCCGGGCAGCGAGCGGCGGCTGTCGATCCTCTACGCGATCAACACCACCGGCGGCGCCCTCGGCGCGCTCACGAGCGCCTACGCCGTCCTGCCCTCGCTCGGCATCCGCGGCACCATCTGGGCTGCGGCGATCATCAACGTCGTGATCGGCGCGACCGCGCTCTTCGTGGGCATGCGATCCGCGCCCGTCGAGGCGCACTCGAAGTCCATCGAGCTGCCCGCACCCCCCGAACAGGCGCAAGCGGCCCCTCCCTCTCCCGCTCCCTCTCCCGCTCCCTCTCCCTCTCCCCTGCCCGATCGCGAGGCCATCGCCCTCGCGTTCGCGTTCGCGTCGGGCTTCCTGGTGTTCGCGGCCGAGGTCGTCGAGACGCACCTGCTCGCGCTGCTCATCGGCAACAGCGCCTATGCCTTCGGCCTGATGCTCTCGGTGTTCCTCGTCTGCCTCGCGTTCGGCGCGGCGCGGGCGCCGAGGTTCGCGGAGCGGTTCGGCGACAGGGCTCTCGCGGTGGGCCTCGGCGCGGCGGCGCTCTCGCTCGCGATCACGCTTCCGCTCTGGGATCAGCTCCCGCGCCTGTTCCTCTTCGCGGGCAAGCACGTGAGCGGATGGTCGAGCCGCGAGGCGGTCCGCGCGCTCGCGGCCTTCGCGATCCTTGCTGTTCCAACGATCTGGATGGGCTCGACCTTCCCCCTCCTCCTCCACCGCGTCGCGGCCCGGCGTGACGTGGCCGCGCGGGTCGGGAGGCTGACGGTGGCCAACACGGTCGGCACCATCGCCGGCTCCATCGCCACGGGCTACGCCGTGCTGCCGAGCCTCGGCTCGCAGGGCACGCTGATCGCGATCTCCGTCGTCTTCGCCATCGCCTCCGCGCTCGCGTTCCGCGCCTTCGGCGGCGCCCAGGCCCTGCGGACGGGGTGGCTCGGGCTCGGCGCGGCCGCGGTCGTGCTCGTCGTCGTGCTGCCGCGCTGGGACATGGCGCGCATGACGAACGGCGCGAATGTGTACTTCACGGCGGGCCCTCCGCCCGATCGCATCGAGATGGTGCGCGAGGACGTGCACGGCGGCGTCACCACCGTGGCCCGCAGGGGCGAGCTGCTCACGCTCTACACGAACGGCAAGTTCCAGGGCGACAACGGCGCCGAGATGGCGGCCCAGCGGAGATTCGCGCACTTCCCCTCGCTCTTCGTCGCGCGCGAGGACAGCGCGCTCGTGGTCGGGCTCGGCACGGGCACCACGCTCGGCGCGATCGCGGCCTACCCGTGGAAGCACATCGACGTCGCCGAGATCTCCCCCGCGATCGTCGAGGCCTCGCGGCGCTTCTACGCCGGGCCGGCGCGCGGGTCGCTCGACGATCTGCGCGTCCGCGTCGCGCTCGACGACGGCCGAAACCACCTGCTCGTCGCGCACGAGCCCTACGACCTCATCACGATGGAGCTGTCCTCCGTGTGGTTCGCGGGCGCCTCGAGCCTGTACAGCCGCGAGTTCTACGAGCTCGCCCACGCGCGCCTGCGCGAGGACGGCATCCTCCAGCAGTGGGTGCAGCTCCACCACATCCACCGGCGCGAGCTCGCCGCCATCGTGCGCACGCTGCGGAGCGTCTTCCCCCACGTCGCGCTCTTCGTGGGCGGCTCGCAGGGCATCCTCGTCGCGAGCGATCGGCCCCTCGTCGCCTCGCGCGCGCGGCTCGAGCGGATGGAGGCGCTCCCGGCGATCCGCGAGACCCTCGGCGGCGTGACGATGACCTCTCTCTTCGACGAGCTCGTCGCCTCGGAGGCGGACCTCGATCGCTTCGTCGCCGAGACCGAGGGCGGCCCGATCCTCTCGACGGACGACAACCTCTTCCTCGAGTACGCGACGCCCAAGGGCAACGTGCTCGACTACTGGCAGTCGCTTCGCGCGACGCTCGCGATGCTCGACGGCTACCGCACCCGCGATCCGCGGGCGCGGCACCTCGGGCCCTGA
- a CDS encoding MBL fold metallo-hydrolase, which yields MGRFDHLATQPRRGPSDILRWKLIEPFRGTRRRDPAPFVTPRRPHDGDVVKSADASLLWIGHASFLLTLGGKRILIDPVYCERLGPMRRLVAPGIAMAELPPIDLVLITHNHRDHLDPWTIARLGDRPTYVVPLGNAPFLKAAGASAKIVEIDWWQTTGVGSVEITLVPSRHWSMHYPWDRNEALWGGYVIRGPEGTAYHSGDTAYWDTFAEIGRAAGSIDWAMLPIGAYEPRWFMEPQHMGPEEAVAAAKLLGARNLVAMHWGTFRLTDEPVGEPPGRARAAWGETEGERLWVLDVGETRALKG from the coding sequence ATGGGCCGCTTCGATCATCTCGCCACGCAGCCCCGCCGCGGGCCTTCGGACATCCTCCGCTGGAAGCTCATCGAGCCGTTTCGCGGCACGCGGCGCAGGGATCCCGCCCCGTTCGTCACGCCGCGGCGCCCGCACGACGGGGACGTCGTGAAGAGCGCGGACGCGAGCCTGCTCTGGATCGGGCACGCGAGCTTTCTGCTGACGCTCGGGGGCAAGCGGATCCTGATCGACCCCGTCTATTGCGAGCGCCTCGGCCCGATGCGGCGCCTCGTCGCGCCCGGGATTGCGATGGCGGAGCTGCCGCCGATCGATCTCGTGCTGATCACGCACAACCACCGCGATCACCTCGACCCGTGGACGATTGCGCGGCTCGGGGATCGGCCGACGTACGTGGTTCCGCTCGGCAATGCGCCGTTCCTGAAGGCGGCGGGCGCGTCGGCGAAGATCGTCGAGATCGACTGGTGGCAAACGACGGGGGTGGGCTCGGTGGAGATCACGCTCGTGCCGTCGCGGCATTGGTCGATGCATTATCCCTGGGATCGAAACGAGGCGCTGTGGGGCGGGTACGTGATCCGCGGGCCGGAGGGGACGGCGTACCATTCGGGGGATACGGCGTATTGGGACACGTTCGCCGAGATCGGCCGCGCGGCGGGCTCGATTGACTGGGCCATGCTGCCGATCGGCGCGTACGAGCCGCGGTGGTTCATGGAGCCGCAGCACATGGGGCCGGAGGAGGCGGTGGCGGCAGCGAAGCTCCTCGGCGCCCGCAATCTGGTGGCGATGCATTGGGGGACGTTCCGCCTGACCGACGAGCCCGTGGGCGAACCCCCCGGCAGGGCGCGGGCCGCGTGGGGCGAGACCGAAGGGGAGCGGCTCTGGGTGCTGGACGTGGGGGAGACGCGCGCGTTGAAGGGCTGA
- a CDS encoding SDR family NAD(P)-dependent oxidoreductase: protein MSKPVIAVVGAGPGVGLAVAKRFSREGFDVALIARRVEALDEYTAELAHDGVAAQGFAADASDEPALRQAFADIKASLGTPEVLVYNAAVLKQGRPSELLVEDVVHDFRVNVTGALVAAQEVIPSMRANRRGTILLTGGGLALSPHPAYASLALGKAAIRNLAFSLGAELEGDGIQVATVTICGFVKPGTHFDPDHIADVYWKLHTQKPGEREREVVYK, encoded by the coding sequence ATGAGCAAACCCGTCATCGCAGTCGTCGGCGCGGGCCCCGGCGTGGGGCTCGCGGTGGCCAAGAGGTTCTCGCGCGAGGGGTTCGACGTCGCATTGATCGCCCGCCGGGTCGAGGCGCTCGACGAATACACGGCCGAGCTCGCGCACGACGGCGTCGCGGCCCAGGGGTTCGCGGCCGACGCCTCGGACGAGCCGGCGCTGCGCCAGGCGTTTGCCGACATCAAGGCGAGCCTCGGCACGCCCGAGGTCCTCGTCTACAATGCGGCCGTCCTCAAGCAGGGGCGCCCGTCCGAGCTGCTGGTCGAGGACGTGGTCCACGATTTCCGCGTCAACGTGACGGGCGCGCTCGTCGCCGCGCAGGAGGTCATCCCCTCGATGCGCGCCAACCGGCGGGGCACCATCCTGCTCACCGGCGGCGGCCTCGCCCTGAGCCCGCACCCGGCGTACGCGTCGCTCGCGCTCGGCAAGGCGGCGATCCGGAACCTCGCCTTCAGCCTGGGGGCCGAGCTCGAGGGGGACGGCATTCAGGTCGCCACGGTGACCATTTGCGGGTTCGTCAAGCCCGGCACCCATTTCGATCCCGACCACATCGCGGACGTGTACTGGAAGCTGCACACGCAGAAGCCCGGCGAGCGCGAGCGCGAGGTCGTCTACAAGTGA
- a CDS encoding Spy/CpxP family protein refolding chaperone, whose amino-acid sequence MHPAFAWFGGRGHGFGHGVWFGGPRAWGGGGCGPRGGGGGGEEAGGGGGEFEGGSFGVRRPLRFLAHKLELNETQVAELATILDDLKIERAQAAVDHRRSTSAFADAVAGAKLDEARFDEIRADRVKSAERLQTAVARALGRIHGLLDDEQRKKLAYLLRTGALAI is encoded by the coding sequence ATGCATCCGGCATTTGCATGGTTCGGAGGTCGGGGCCACGGTTTCGGCCACGGGGTTTGGTTCGGCGGCCCGCGCGCGTGGGGCGGAGGCGGCTGCGGCCCGAGGGGCGGCGGCGGAGGGGGTGAAGAGGCCGGCGGAGGCGGCGGCGAATTCGAGGGTGGCAGCTTCGGCGTGCGCAGGCCGCTCAGGTTCCTCGCGCACAAGCTCGAGCTGAACGAGACGCAGGTGGCCGAGCTCGCGACCATCCTCGACGATTTGAAGATCGAGCGAGCGCAGGCGGCCGTCGATCACCGGCGCTCGACGTCGGCGTTCGCGGACGCGGTGGCGGGAGCGAAGCTCGACGAGGCCCGGTTCGACGAGATCCGCGCCGATCGCGTGAAGAGTGCCGAGCGGCTGCAAACCGCTGTGGCACGCGCGCTCGGGCGCATCCACGGGCTGCTCGACGACGAGCAACGCAAGAAGCTCGCCTATCTGCTCAGGACAGGCGCGCTCGCGATATGA
- a CDS encoding OmpA family protein produces the protein MNCHHARALCLAAAFATIAAAAGGCSDNKLPPVPVPKVEKRASLPRWYPEKPWTAKEGESRIYIEGKVVFETGSDRIQKFGGSEKVLKTLLQFMIDHPEVTRMRVEGHTDDLGDEEKNNELSAKRALAVCNWLVDHGVSHLRLIAVGFGESKPMAPNELEMGRSENRRTEFHVAEIDGKAYLNKDPTGGGTVIDVLSAEERKLREEEARRPKVAVVPTLKFKATGNEVKKVDPGKQIEFAPKATDKKAPPPPPKSGD, from the coding sequence ATGAATTGCCATCATGCCCGCGCCCTGTGCCTCGCGGCCGCCTTCGCGACGATCGCCGCCGCGGCGGGGGGATGCTCCGACAACAAGCTGCCCCCCGTCCCCGTGCCCAAGGTCGAAAAGAGGGCCTCGCTCCCGCGCTGGTACCCCGAGAAGCCCTGGACCGCCAAGGAGGGCGAGAGCCGGATCTACATCGAAGGCAAGGTCGTCTTCGAGACCGGCAGCGACCGGATCCAGAAGTTCGGCGGCAGCGAGAAGGTCCTGAAGACGCTGCTCCAGTTCATGATCGACCACCCCGAGGTCACGCGCATGCGCGTCGAGGGGCACACGGACGACCTCGGAGACGAGGAGAAGAACAACGAGCTGAGCGCCAAGCGCGCCCTCGCGGTGTGCAACTGGCTCGTCGATCACGGCGTGAGCCACCTGCGGCTCATCGCGGTCGGCTTCGGCGAGTCGAAGCCGATGGCGCCGAACGAGCTGGAGATGGGCCGCTCCGAGAACCGGCGCACCGAGTTCCACGTGGCCGAGATCGACGGCAAGGCCTACTTGAACAAGGACCCGACGGGCGGCGGCACGGTGATCGACGTGCTCTCGGCCGAGGAGCGCAAGCTGCGGGAAGAGGAGGCGCGGCGCCCGAAGGTGGCCGTGGTCCCGACGCTCAAGTTCAAGGCGACCGGCAACGAGGTGAAGAAGGTCGACCCGGGCAAGCAGATCGAGTTTGCCCCGAAGGCGACGGACAAGAAGGCGCCGCCGCCGCCGCCGAAGTCCGGCGACTGA